A single window of Neurospora crassa OR74A linkage group VII, whole genome shotgun sequence DNA harbors:
- a CDS encoding metacaspase-1B, with protein MSGYPGAGYNGGGYVPPPQPQYGGYYPPQPAYNAYQQPPPQQQQYMVYHQPSPGPQQHQHWNPQQQTPAPQGYGNPPNSHYGRPEANMPTVNSNSYAHGNHQAPPPPPQAPQQFGYGAPADYAFRYSQCNGRHKALLIGINYFGQRGQLRGCINDVRNMSSYLVEHFRYKREDMVILTDDQQNPMSQPTKQNILRAMHWLVKDARPNDSLFFHYSGHGGQTKDLDGDEEDGYDEVIYPVDFRQVGHITDDEMHRIMVRPLQAGVRLTAIFDSCHSGTALDLPYIYSTQGILKEPNLAKEAGQGLLGAISSYSQGDLYGVANNIMGIFKKATGGNDAHARTLATKTSPADVVMFSGSKDDQTSADATIASQATGAMSWAFINALKKNPQQSYVQLLNSIRDELQMRYTQKPQLSCSHPLDTNLLFVM; from the exons ATGTCTGGATACCCCGGCGCGGGTTACAATGGAGGAGGCTACGTCCCGCCGCCTCAACCACAATATGGCGGCTACTACCCTCC CCAACCTGCCTATAATGCCTATCAACAGCCgcctcctcagcagcaacagtaCATGGTTTACCACCAGCCCTCGCCTGGTCcccagcaacaccagcacTGGAATCCACAGCAGCAG ACGCCTGCACCACAGGGATATGGCAATCCTCCAAACTCCCATTACGGCAGACCTG AGGCGAACATGCCCACGGTGAATTCGAATTCGTACGCGCACGGGAACCACCAAGCAcccccacctcctccccagGCGCCTCAGCAATTTGGATATGGCGCTCCAGCGGACTACGCCTTTCGATATTCGCAGTGCAATGGCCGACACAAAGCTTTGCTCATCGGCATCAATTACTTTGGTCAGCGGGGCCAGCTGAGAGGATGCATCAACGATGTCAGGAACATGTCATCATATCTCGTCGAGCATTTCAGGTACAAGCGCGAGGATATGGTGATTCTTACCGATGACCAGCAAAATCCTATGAGTCAGCCTACCAAGCAAAACATCCTTAGGGCAATGCACTGGTTGGTCAAGGATGCCAGGCCCAATGACTCGTTATTCTTCCACTACTCCG GGCATGGCGGCCAAACCAAAGATCtcgacggcgacgaggaggatgggtaCGACGAAGTTATATATCCAGTCGATTTCCGACAAGTGGGACACATCACCGATGACGAAATGCACCGAATCATGGTCCGACCGTTACAAGCCGGCGTTCGGCTGACCGCTATCTTCGACTCATGCCACTCGGGAACTGCGCTCGATTTGCCCTATATTTACTCAACCCAGGGCATTCTCAAGGAGCCCAACCTGGCCAAGGAAGCTGGCCAAGGTCTTCTTGGAGCCATCTCATCCTACAGCCAAGGCGACCTCTACGGCGTGGCGAACAACATCATGGGGATTTTCAAAAAGGCTACCGGCGGTAACGATGCCCATGCAAGAACCTTGGCTACGAAGACGTCACCCGCCGATGTTGTTATGTTCTCCGGAAGCAAAGATGACCAGACCTC AGCCGACGCCACAATTGCTTCACAAGCTACAGGGGCTATGTCCTGGGCCTTCATCAACGCCCTCAAGAAGAACCCCCAGCAGAGCTATGTCCAGCTGCTCAACAGCATCCGAGACGAACTGCAAATGCGTTACACACAGAAGCCTCAGCTGTCGTGTAGCCACCCTCTTG ATACGAATCTCCTGTTCGTTATGTGA